The Psychromonas sp. MME1 genome window below encodes:
- a CDS encoding lactonase family protein, with protein MTKQILYIGCYTPNAEAGIKVVEFDNKNGQLKEVGSSAMLSDPSFLVVSKDRKYLLAVSENEQQGYLGCFDIKMPITPIFINKQSSLGGAPCHISLNHKNAFVSNYMTGSVSAFSLTQDKLLPAYQSIQHTGQGRCPDRQASAHAHASQLSVDEKFLVVADLGIDALKVYDVSENQLNEVFCAYLPAGSGPRHFTFNALGDKLYLGNELSSEVSVFNFNQTTGELVHIQSISSLPQANKPLSGESQGSLENSIAEVALSLDGRYLYVSNRGHDSIAIYSVKQSNGLLTALTFTPSGGLFPRHFALSPDQQWLLVAHQKSDYLIVFKRDNESGFLTKTDEKLAVKHAVCVCFL; from the coding sequence ATGACTAAACAAATTTTATACATTGGCTGTTATACGCCAAATGCGGAAGCGGGCATTAAAGTCGTTGAGTTTGATAATAAAAATGGACAATTAAAAGAAGTTGGCAGTTCAGCAATGTTATCAGATCCTAGTTTTTTGGTTGTCAGCAAAGATAGAAAGTATTTACTTGCCGTGAGTGAAAATGAGCAACAAGGCTACCTCGGTTGTTTTGATATAAAAATGCCAATTACCCCTATTTTTATCAACAAGCAAAGCAGCTTAGGTGGTGCACCTTGCCATATCAGTTTAAATCATAAAAACGCATTTGTAAGTAACTACATGACTGGTAGTGTGAGTGCGTTTTCGTTGACTCAAGATAAGTTATTGCCTGCTTATCAGTCGATCCAGCATACAGGTCAAGGGCGTTGCCCTGATAGGCAAGCAAGTGCACACGCTCACGCAAGTCAATTAAGTGTAGATGAAAAATTTTTAGTCGTGGCTGATTTAGGGATTGATGCCTTAAAAGTATATGATGTGAGTGAAAATCAGCTGAATGAAGTATTTTGTGCGTATTTACCTGCTGGTTCAGGACCACGTCATTTTACCTTTAATGCGTTGGGCGATAAATTATATTTAGGTAATGAGCTGAGCTCTGAAGTTAGTGTCTTCAATTTTAATCAAACGACTGGCGAACTAGTGCATATTCAGTCTATTAGCAGTTTGCCACAGGCAAACAAGCCATTAAGCGGAGAATCACAAGGTAGCTTGGAAAATTCTATTGCTGAAGTGGCATTAAGTCTGGATGGGCGGTATCTGTACGTCAGTAATCGTGGCCATGATAGTATTGCCATTTACAGCGTTAAACAAAGTAATGGATTATTGACCGCGCTTACGTTTACCCCTTCTGGTGGATTATTTCCGCGTCACTTTGCGCTATCGCCAGATCAACAATGGTTATTAGTTGCGCATCAGAAAAGCGATTACTTAATTGTTTTTAAACGTGATAATGAAAGTGGTTTCTTAACAAAAACGGATGAAAAGTTGGCGGTTAAACATGCTGTTTGTGTTTGTTTCTTATAA
- the argR gene encoding transcriptional regulator ArgR produces MTQPTELMDFFKALLKKERLSSQGEIVEALQEAGFHNINQSKVSRMLSKSGAVRTRNAKKEMVYCLPSELGIPTTTSPLKNLVVDIDRNDSLIVIRTSPGAAQLIARLLDSIGKAEGILGTIAGDDTVFITPTSSKKINNTLNVIKQLFQ; encoded by the coding sequence ATGACACAACCAACAGAACTAATGGACTTCTTCAAGGCATTATTAAAAAAAGAACGCCTCAGCTCGCAAGGAGAGATAGTAGAGGCATTACAGGAAGCTGGTTTTCACAATATTAATCAGTCCAAAGTTTCTAGAATGTTAAGTAAATCAGGGGCGGTTCGTACACGAAATGCCAAAAAAGAGATGGTTTATTGCTTACCTTCCGAGCTTGGTATCCCAACAACGACTAGTCCATTAAAAAATCTGGTGGTAGATATTGATCGCAACGATAGCCTAATAGTTATCCGCACAAGCCCAGGCGCTGCGCAACTGATTGCCCGCCTACTTGACTCGATAGGCAAAGCCGAAGGTATTCTTGGCACCATTGCAGGCGATGATACCGTTTTTATTACCCCAACAAGCAGTAAAAAAATTAATAACACCTTAAATGTAATCAAGCAATTATTTCAATAA
- a CDS encoding type IV pilin protein, translating into MILKKIAAFTLIELLIVIAIIALLASITYPSYLSYLITMRRSDAQAVLIKAQLKQSSLHILNPTYSVDKSELGLLDNHYYNFTTLSASASTYLIKATAKMGTSQADDETACKTLYVDQNSSHTSDGSTPNEQCW; encoded by the coding sequence ATGATATTGAAAAAGATAGCCGCTTTTACACTCATTGAGTTACTGATAGTCATTGCTATTATTGCTCTGCTGGCAAGTATTACCTATCCATCTTACCTTTCCTACTTAATCACAATGCGTCGAAGTGATGCACAGGCAGTGTTAATTAAAGCGCAATTAAAACAAAGCAGCCTACATATTTTAAATCCAACCTATAGCGTTGATAAGAGTGAACTAGGCTTATTAGATAATCACTATTATAACTTTACCACTCTCTCTGCCAGCGCATCCACCTACCTCATCAAAGCGACAGCCAAAATGGGCACGTCGCAGGCCGATGATGAAACAGCCTGTAAAACATTATATGTCGATCAAAATAGCAGCCACACTAGCGATGGCAGCACCCCAAATGAGCAGTGTTGGTGA